TTCCTTCCTGATCGACTCCCATTTTAAATTCTCTTTTCTCATTGACAACTTTTCCTGTGCAGTAAATAAATGCCGGATAAAACTTTAATCCACATTTTTTGACCTGCTGATACAGATTTTCCACATCTAGACGTACTGTAACAGTATAACCGCATGGTATCATCTGCATATAATATTCAAAATGTTTCTGTCGTTCCCATTTTTCTGGGTCTAGTAAATAAAACATGTCAGACACCTCCTTTTTAGCTTTCGATATCAGATCATTTCATATCCACCTAAAACTACCGGCATTTTCAATACTTCCAATACTCTCTCAAGCAATACTCCTTCCCTGTTTGGATAATCAAATCCATAACTTGCCTTGATTGCCTGTGTGATAAACTGCACACCCTTATCCAGTGCGATTGGCAGACTGTCTCCGTCTAACAGACTTCCTATCATAACAGAAGTATAAGCATCTCCTGTTCCCGGATAAAATGTTGGGATATAACGGCATTTTATCTTCCAATATGTATTACAAGTTCTATCGTAAGCGATCACATTAGAATCTTTATCTTTCTCTTTATCTGGAACACTTGTCACAACAATGATATCTGGTCCCATATCAGACAAACGTTTTACCCATTCTTTGATCTCTTCATCGGTTGTTGTCTGTTTGTATTCTTCCCCTAATAAAAGACTTACTTCTGTAAAATTGGGTGTAATAATGTCAGCTTTTGTTACCAGACGTTTCATTCCTTCAACTAATCCTTGATCCATCGTTGAATACAAGTTTCCATTATCTCCAAGGACTGGATCGATCACAACCATATTATCCTCTGTTCCAAAATCATCAATAAATC
The sequence above is drawn from the Anaerostipes hadrus ATCC 29173 = JCM 17467 genome and encodes:
- a CDS encoding pyridoxamine kinase produces the protein MKHSVKRVAAIHDLSGFGRASLTAIIPILSSMGVQVCPLPTAILSNHTGGFDTFSFVDFTDHMQDYIDHWKELNIDFDCIYSGFLGSERQIEIVSGFIDDFGTEDNMVVIDPVLGDNGNLYSTMDQGLVEGMKRLVTKADIITPNFTEVSLLLGEEYKQTTTDEEIKEWVKRLSDMGPDIIVVTSVPDKEKDKDSNVIAYDRTCNTYWKIKCRYIPTFYPGTGDAYTSVMIGSLLDGDSLPIALDKGVQFITQAIKASYGFDYPNREGVLLERVLEVLKMPVVLGGYEMI